The Micromonospora siamensis genome contains the following window.
CGGCCTGGTGTGGATCCACTGGTGGTCGCCGGTGACCTCGGCGAAGGTGTCCACCCGGCGCTGGTCGACCAGCTGCCAGGCGGAGCAGCCCAACTCCTGCCCGACCAGGCCGGCCAGCTCCGCCGGCGTCGCCACCCGCCTCATCGGATGGTCCCGCCGGCAACGGCGTGCGCGCCGCCGTCGACGTGGATGACCTCGCCGGTGACGGCGGGCAGCCAGTCCGACCAGAGGGCGCAGATCGCCCGGGCGACGACCGTGGTGTCCTGGACGTCCCAACCGAGCGGCGCACGCTGCTGCCAGGCCGCCTCGAAGGTGTCGAAGGAGGAGATGGCGGTGGCGGCGACGGTCCGCAGCGGACCGGCCGCGACCAGGTTCACCCGGGTGCCCTGCCCGCCGAGGGCGTGCGCGAGGTAGCGGCACGAGCTCTCCAGGCCGGCCTTGGCGACGCCCATCCAGTCGTACCCGGGCCAGGCCTGGCGGGCGTCGAAGTCGACGCCGACCAGCGACCCGCCGCCGGCCTTCGCCAGCAGCGGCGCGAAGGCCCGGCCGAAGGCCACGAAGGAGTACGTCGAGACCTGCACCGCCGGGCCGACCTCGTCCCAGGAGGCGGTGAGGAAGTTGCCGCCGAGGGCACCGGGCGGGGCGAAGGCGATTGCGTGCAGGATGCCGTCGAGCCGGCCCCACCGGCGGTCCAGTTCCTCGGCCACGGCGGTCAGGTGCTCCGGCTGGGTGGCGTCGAGTTCCAGCACGTCGCAGGCCGGTTCCAGCTTCTCGGCCAGGTACCGGGTGATGCGCAGCCCGCGGCCGAACCCGGTGAGGATCACCTCGGCCCCCTGCTGCTGGGCCAGGCGGGCCGTCGCGTACGCGATCGACCGGTCGTTGAGGGCGCCGGTGACGAGCAGGCGCTTTCCGTCCAGGAGCACAGCGGCCTCCGGTGACGAGTCAGTGGTGCCGGCCGGGGTGTGCGGTCGCACGGCGGATGGCTGGTCGACGGGCGCGCGCCGCGGCCGGGCGGGGTCGAGCAGGAGCATGACCTGCCGGGCTGACGACCGCGTGACACGTCGCTGACGCGCCCCGGGCGGCGCACAGGTCAGCGGCTGCTTTACCGCCAACGTAATCGACTGGGGGCGGCGGGTCATGGGAGGTTCGGTTCGTCGAAGAGCGCCGCCACCGCACGGCGGCGCCCACGTACCGGAGGGAGACGTCCGTGAGCGACCTGGCCGAACTGGTCGGTAACTACCTGGAGATCTGGAACGAGGCGGACCCGCAGGCCCGGGAGCGGAAGATCGCCGAGGTGTGGGCGGAGAACTGCTCCTACACCGACCCGCTGGCCGCCGTGCAGGGACGGGCGGGGGTCGCGGCGGTGATCAGCGGCGCCCGGGAGCAGTTCCCGGGGCACGAGTTCAAGCTGATCAGCGCCGTGGACAGCCACCACAACATCGCCCGCTTCACCTGGGAACTGGTCCCCGCCGGCGGCGGCGACTCGCTGGTGATCGGCTTCGACGTGGCGGTGGTCGACGCCGACGGCCGCATCCGCGACGTCTACGGCTTCCTCGACAAGGTTCCCTCGGCGGCCTGACCGCACCGAGCGGCGGCCACGGTGACGCGTACCCGACGGGTGCGTCCGTGGCCGCCGCTCGGCGGTCGTCCGGCGACCCGTACACGACAGGAGCGCCACCATGACAACTGGCAGGCAGCAGGCCCTGCCCCCGACCGAGGCGGCGGCCGTGGCCGAGCCGGCCGAGCGGGCGCCGGGATGGGGGACCCTCTGGGTGGTCCTCACCGGCATCTTCATGATCACACTCGACTTCTTCATCGTGAACGTCGCGATCCCGTCGACGCAGGCGGATCTCGGTGCGAGCGCGGCACAGATCGAGTTCGTCGTGGCCGGCTACGGCCTGGCGTACGCGGCCGGTCTGATCACCGGCGGCCGGCTCGGTGACCTGTACGGGCGGCGGCGGATGTTCAGCATCGGCCTGGCCCTGTTCACCCTCGCCTCGGCCGCCTGCGGACTGGCGCCCGACGCCGGCTCGCTGGTGGCCGCCCGGATCCTGCAGGGCGTCGCGGCGGCCGCGATGGCCCCGCAGGTGCTGGCCATCCTCGGCGTGGTCTACACCGGCAGGTACCGGGCCGCCGCGTTCAACGCGTACGGCCTGACGATGGGGATCGCCGGCATCTTCGGGCAGCTCATCGGGGGCGCCCTGATCCAGTCCGACCTGGCCGGGCTCGGCTGGCGGATGTGCTTTTTGATCAATCTGCCGGTGGGACTGGTGGCGTTGCTGCTGGTGCCCCGGGTGGTCCCGGAGTCCCGGGCCCCGGGCCGGGAACGGCCCGACCTGGTCGGCGCCCTGCTGATCACCCTCGGCCTGGTGGCCACGGTGCTGCCGCTGGTCGAGGGGCGGGAGCACGGCTGGCCGATGTGGACCTGGCTGACCCTCGCCGCGGCGGGACCGCTGCTCGCCGCCTTCGCCGCGTACCAGCACCGGCTGGCGGCGCGGGGTGGCGCGCCGCTGATGAACCTGGCGCTGTTCCGGCAGCGCGCGTTCGGCGCCGGCATCGTGACCACGCTGGTCTACTACTCCGGGATGGCGTCGTTCTTCCTGGTCTTCGCCCTCTATCTCCAGCAGGGCCGCGGGCTCAGCGCGCTTGAGGCCGGTCTGATGCTGGTGCCGCAGGGGCTCGGCTTCATGGCCGCGTCCTTCTTCGCCGGCCGGCTGGCCGCCCGTCTGGGCCGGCAGGTGCTGGCCGTCGGCGGGGTGGCCCTGGCCCTCGGCGTGCTCGGCCTGGATGTGACGGTGGAGGCGATCGGGGTCGGCGGCAGCCCGGTGCTGCTGGTGCCGGCGCTGGTGGTCGGCGGCGTCGGGATGGGCCTGATCATGGCGCCGCTGGCATCGATCGTCCTGGCCGGGGTGGTGCCGCGGCACGTCGGCGCGGCCTCGGGGGTGCTCTCCACCGCGTTGCAGGTGGGCAACTCGCTGGGGGTGGCGCTGATCGGGGTGGTCTTCTACGGCGCGCTGGACGACCGTACGGGCGCCGACCGGTTCCCGCACGCGTACCTGCTCAGCTCGGTGCTGCTGCTGGCCCTCGCCGTGGCGGTGGTCGCGCTGGTGCAGTTGCTGCCCGGCCGGCGGGCCGCGGCGCCGGCGCCCGCGGCGGCCTGACCGTCCGGGAAGGAGTCGCTCGGGGACCGTCCGCGCCGCGGACGGTCCCCGACGTCGCGGTCGCCGCGTCACCAGCGCGGCAGGTCGGTCACCTCCAGCACGGCCGCGGTGAAGCTGAAGCCGACGCCGACCCCGATCAGCAGCACGAGGTCGCCCGGCGCGACCAGGTGCCGTTCGAGCAGGTGGTTGAGGCCCGCCGGCTGGTCGCCCGCGCCGAGGTGCCCGACGGTCCGGCCGAACTCCCACAGGCTCTTCTTCTCGCCGAAGCCGAGCAGGTCGTAGTTCTCGCCCTGGCCGCCGCCCCGGTGGATGAAGGGCACCACCGCGCGGGCCACGTCCTCCACGCCGGCGCCGGCGTCGGCGAGGGCCTCGTCGCGGACCCGGAGCATCTGCGCCTCGATCCGCTCCCAGGAGCCCTCCGCCTCCGGCGTGGCGGCGTGCTCGGCCGCCCGCCGCAGCACCTGCACCGGGGCCTCCTGCCCGGGCGAGGTGCCGAACGGGGTGCTGCCCCGGCCCCACTTCTCCAGGGTGTTGTCCGATGCCACCGCGCAGGAGAGCAGCCGGGCCACTCCGGAGCGGGTGGAGAGCGCCAGCGCCGTGCCGGCGTCGCCGAAGATCGTGTAGAACTGCGATCCCCACCGGTTGAACGCCGGTGCGGCGAACCGGTCGCCGGTGGTGACCAACGCGGTCTCGGCGGCCCCGGCGGCGAGCTGGCCCGCGGCCAGGTGCAGGGCCCCCATGCCCCCGTTGGAGCGCTGCTGCACGTCGAAGGCGAGCGCCCGGGCGCCCAGCGACTGGTTGGCCACATAGCTGGCCGAGGCCCACATGTCCAGGCCCTGGTACCAGAGGCTGGCGTGCAGCAGCAGGTCGTACTCCTCGGGTGGGATGCCGGAGCGGCGGACCGCGACGCGGGCGGCCTCGACCGCCATGTCGACGGCCGCGCTCTGGTCGGCGACCGTCACCGTCTCGTATCCGAGGTCCCGGTGTGCCTCGTCCACCAGGCCGGCATCGACGGCCGGCTGGACGGGGACGGCCGGCGGCAGGAAGACACCCGTGCCGGCGATGTGGATGGTCCGGTCGAATCGCACGTCGCACCTCTTTCGCGTGCGCCCGTCGCGTCGCGGCGGGTGGCGGGGGAGGCCGGTCCGCCACCGTCGGGCGACGCCGCACGACGGGGCCGGGACCGGCCGATTCCCCGGCAGCGTGGCACCCGGCCCTGACACCACGCTGACGAACCATCCCCGCAGGTCAGCGGTGGGAGGGGCCGCCCGTGGCCCGGCTCGGCCCCGGGGACGGACGGCTCACCAGCGCGGCGGGTCGGTCACCTCCAGCAGGGTCGCGGTGAAGCTGAAGCCGACCCCGACGCCGACCATCAGCACCAGGTCGCCGGGGCCGACCAGTCGGCGCTCCAGCAGGTGGTTGAGGCCGGCGGCCTGGTCGCCGGCGCCCAGGTGACCGACCTCGCGGCCCAGTTCCCAGGTGCTCTTCTTCTCGCCGAAGCCGAGCAGGTCGTAGTTCTCGCCCTGGCCACCGCCACGGTGGATGAAGGGCTGCGCCACCCGGGCGACGTCCTCCACCCCGACCCCGGCGTCGGCGAGCACCTCGTCGCGTACCTGGAGCATCCGCGCCTCGATGCGTTCCCAGGAGCCCTCCGCCTCCGGGGTGGCGGCGTGCTGCGCGGCGCGCAGCAGCACCGGCACCGGGGCGACCTGTCCCGGTGCGGTGCCGAACGGCGTGCTGCCCCGGCCCCACGGCTCCAGGCCGTTGTCGGCGGCGACCGCCGAGGCGAGGATCCGGGCGAAGCCGGTCCGGGTGGAGAGCGCGATCGCCGTGCCGCCGTCGCCGAACAGGGAGTAGAACTCCGAACCCCAGCGGTCGAAGGCGGGCGCGGCGAACCGGTCGCCGGTGGTGACCAGGGCGGCGGTGGCCGCGCCGGTGGACAGGTAGGTGGCGGCGAGGTGCAGCGCGCCCATCCCGCCGTTGGAGCGCTGTTGCACGTCGAAGGCGAGGGCGCCGGTGCCGACCGACCGGTTGGCCACGTAGCTGGCCGAGGCCCACATGTCCAGGCCCTGGAACCAGAGGCTGGCGTGCAGGGCCAGGCCGTACTCCTCCGGGGGCAGGCCCGCGCGACGTACGGCCACCCGGGCCGCCTCGACCGCCATGTCGACGGCCGAGATGTCCTCCGCCACGGCGACCGAGTCGTAGCCCAGATCGCGGTGGGTCTCGCCGATCAGGCCGGCCTCCACGGCCGGTCGCACAGGTACGACCGGCGGAAGGAAGGTTCCGGTCCCGGTCAGGTAGATGTTCCGCTCGAATCGCACGTCGCACCCTCTTTCGTCTGCGCGGGCCACCGCGGTGGCCCGCGCCGGGGGAGTATCGGACGTCCCACCGCCCGACATCGCGCGGTGGTGAAGTTGCTTCGGATGCATCGTGCGGCGCACGCAACATCCGGCCTGCCGGGAACCGGACAGCGGGCTGACACGGCGCTGACACCGCGCTGACGTACCCGCCCCCGGCCGGCGGTCAGCCCGACGTCAGGGCGGCATCAGGGGCGGTTGTCAGGGTTGACGCACAGGTGTGTCGTCGAAGGAGAGCGCAGCATGACAGCCCAGACACCGACGATCGTGATATCTCCGACCGGGACGTTCGAGGACCTCGCGGCCCGGGTGCGGCGGGCGGGTCTGATGGACGCCACCCACGGCTACTTCGCGTGGAAGATCGCCTCGAACCTGGCCCTGATGGCGGCGTGCTGGGTGGCGCTGTTCCTGATCGGCGACTCCTGGTGGCAACTGGTGGTCGCCGTCGGCATGGCGCTGGCCTTCGTCCAGACCGGGTTCATCGCCCACGACACCGGCCACAAGCAGATCAGCAAGGCCAAGTCGCCGTCCGAGTTCCTCGGCATCCTGCACATGAACCTGCTGATGGGCACCGCGTACGGGTGGTGGGTCAACCACCACAACCGGCACCACAGCAACCCGAACAACCTCGACCGGGACCCGGACACCCTGCGCCGGCAGGTCATCTTCCACGTCACCGAGATGCCGGTGAAGGGGACGACGAAGTTCCGCCGGTTCGTCATCCGGTTTCAGGCGATCATGTTCTTCGTGCTGCTCGGCCAGGAGGCCTGGCGGCTGCACGCCTCGGGCTTCAAGGCCGCCCGGGCCGGCCAGCTCCGGTCACCGCGGCTGGAGATCGGCCTGGTGCTGGTGCACGCGGTGCTCTACACCGGCGCGGTTCTCTTCGCCATGTCGCCGCTGAAGGCGGTGGTGTTCATCCTGCTCAACCAGGCCCTCTACGGGTTCTACCTGGGTGCCGTCTTCGCCCCCAACCACAAGGGCATGGTGGTGCACCACAACGACGTCGAGCTGGACTGGCTGCACCGGCAGGTGCTCACCTCCCGCAACATCCGCTCCACCCGGTTCACCGACTTCATGTACGGCGGGCTGAACTACCAGATCGAGCACCACCTGTTCCCGAGCATGCCCCGGGGCAACCTGCGCAAGGTCCGGCCGATGGTCGTCGAGTACTGCCGCGAGCACGACATCCCCTACTACGAGGTGCCGGTGTGGCGGTCGTACCTGGAGGTGGCCCGCTACCTCGGCAAGGTCAGCGACGACGCCCGTGGCGGCCCCACCGTGGTCGCCCCCGCCACCGTCTGACCCCACCCGTCCGCCGCCGGCGCCGCCCACCGGGCGGTGCCGGCGGCGTCCGCGCGCCCGTCGGGGACGCGCGGTCCGGTCCGGCCACGCTGGTCGCACGGCCCGGACATGCCGCGGCGGCCGCCCGCCCCGGGGAGGGCGCGGCGGCCGCCGGCGGCGACGGTCACTGTGGCAGGTTGTCGTGCCGGAAACCCAGGCGTACGGCGCCGGCCAGCGAGCGCAGCGAGGCGGCCACCGCGGCACGGGTCCGCTCCGGGGCGATGATCTCGTCGACGGAGAGCCGCTCGGCCGGGAGATGGGGGGCCATCGCCTCGGCGCGGTACCGCTCCACCAGCTCCGCCTGACGGTGCGGGGCGTCCCGCAGCTCCCGGCGGAAGATGACGTCCACCGCCGCGTCCGCGCCCATCACCGCCATCTCCGCGTCCGGCCAGCAGAAGACCGCGTCGGCGCCGAGCGAGCGGGAGTTCATCACGATGTACGCCCCGCCGAACGCCTTGCGCAGCACCACCGTCACCCGGGGCACGGTCGCCTCGGCGAAGGCGTACAGCAGCTTGGCGCCCTTGCGGATCACCCCGCCGGACTCCTGCTTGCTGCCCGGCAGGAAGCCGGGGGTGTCGACCAGCACCACCAGCGGCAGCCCGAACGCGTCGCAGAGCCGGACGAACCGGGCGCCCTTCTCCGACGAGGCGATGTCCAGCACCCCGGCCAGCGCCATCGGCTGGTTCGCCACCACCCCGACCGGCCGCCCCTCGATCCGGGCGAAGCCGGTGACCAGGTTGCGTGCGTACCGGGGTTGCAGCTCCAGGAAGCTGCCGGCGTCGACGATGCCGCGCACCACCTTGCGTACGTCGTAGCTGGCCCGCGGGTTGTCCGGCAGGGCCGGCATCGCCTCGGCCGGCGCGGGCACCCCCATCGGCGCCGGCTCCCAGCACGAGCCCGGCAGGTACGACAGCACCTGGCTGGCCAGCTCCAGCGCCCCGGCGGAGTCGTCGGCGACCAGGTGGGCCAGCCCCGAGTGGCGGGAGTGCACGTCGGCGCCGCCCAGGTCGGCGGCGGTCACGTCCTCCCGGGTGACGGCCTGCACCACCCGCGGCCCGGTGAGGAACATGTGCGCCCCGGTACGCCGCATGATGACGATGTCGGTCAGCGCGGGGGAGTAGGCGGCTCCGCCGGCGCAGGGGCCGAGCACCACGCTGACCTGCGGCACCCGCCCGGAGAGCCGGACGTTGCCGTGGAAGATCCCGCCGTACCCGTCGAGGGCCGCCACCCCCTCCTGGATGCGTGCCCCACCGGAGTCGATGATCCCGACCACCGGGGTGCGGGCCCGTTCGGCCTGGCGCATCACCTGGAGGATCTTCGCGGCGTGCATCTCGCCGAGCGAGCCGCCCAGCGCGCCGGGATCCTGCGCGAACAGCCCGATCGGCCGGCCGGCGATCCGGGCGTGGCCGGTGACCACCCCGTCGCCCGCCGGCCGCTTCCGTGCCATGTCGAAGGCCACCGTCCGGTGCCGGACCCGGCTGCCAAACTCCTCGAAGGACTCCGGGTCGACCAGGGCCTCGATCCGGGACCGGGCGTCGGCGAGCGTCGGCGCGGCGGCCTCCGCCGCGGCTGGTGGGGCGCCGGCCGCGGCGGCCGGGCCGGAAGGTCGGTGCCCGGCCTCCGTGGCGGGCCGGGCGACCAGTGGTCGCATCCGGTGCACCGGTAGGCCGGACGTGGTGTCAGCGATCATCGTGGCTCCCCTTCGGAACGAGAGGGGGCCGACCGGGGCGCGGGTGTCGCGAACGGATCGGTCACCCCGACCCGATCCTGTCGGCAGCGGCTGACGCCGCTCTGACCGTCGCCTTACACGCCGACCCCCACCGCGCTCCTCAGTGGATGGACCGCAGGAAGTCCACCGTCGCCGCGTCCGCCGGCAGGAACGACTCGATGGTCATCTCGGCCACGGTGACGTCCATCGGCGTGCCGAAGGTCGTCACCGTGCTGATGAAGGAGAGCTCCCGGTCGCCGTGGCGCAGCCGCAGCGGCACCGCGATCGCCCCACCGCCGGCCGGCTCGGGCTCGGCGCGCTGCGGGCACGGGTAGTCGAGGACCTCCTCGTGCAGCGCGGTCAGCTCCTCGTCGCCGGTCATCGCCACCTGCCGGCGCAGCCGCTCCAGCAGGTGCTCGCGCCACTGGGCGAGGTTGACGATCCGGGGCGCCATGCCGTCCGGGTGCAGACTGGCCCGCAGCACGTTCATCGGCGGAGCCAGCAGCCGGGGATCCACCCCCTCGGCCAGCACGGCGATGCTGGCGTTCGCGTCGACCACGTTCCAGCCCCGGTCGAGCACCACCGCCGGGTAGGGCTCGTAGCCGACCAGCACCTGCCGGACCGCCTCCCGGACCACCGACAGGGCCGGCGACTCCAGCGAGTTCTCGGTGTAGACCGGGGCGTAGCCGGCCGCCATCAGCAACTGGTTGCGTTCGCGCAGCGGCACCGCCAACTGCTCGGCCAGCCGGATCACCATCTCCCGGCTCGGTGTGGAACGCCCGGTCTCCACGAAACTGAGATGCCGGGTGGAGATCTCGGCCTGCAACGCCAGCTCCAGCTGGCTGAGCCGACGCCGTTCCCGCCAGTGTCGCAGCAGCTGCCCCACCGGCCGCACCCGTTGGCTCGTTTGCGTCATCACTTCATCACCCCGCGCTGACGATACTGAGCTGTTCCAACGATGGGAACACCGCGCGGTGACATCGGCGCGTCGGACCAGCCACACCGGACGGCAGCGATCAGCGCCGTGTCAGCACAGCGTCAGGTCACCTCGCTTGAATCGCCAGGTGAGCGCGGCGTACCCGCCGTGCCGGAGCGCAGGTTCCGCGCGGATCGGGACCGTACGCCCAGGAGGGGACCGCCGTGGTCGACACCGTACGCGCCGACGACACCGTCGCGCCGCACGCCGACAGCACCCGTACAACGGCCGTCGCGCGGATCGCCGCGCTCGCCCCGTCCGAACGGCGCGAGGCGCTGGAGGCGCTGGTCGCCCGGGAGGTACGCAGCGCGCTGCTGATGACCGACGACGAGGAGCTGCCGCACGACGTCAGCTACTTCGACCTGGGGATGACCTCGCTGCTCATCACCGAGGTCAAGTCCCGGCTGGAGCGGCTGCTCGGCCGCACCATCAACGCCAACGTGCTGTTCAACCAGCCCACCGTGGGTCGGCTGCTCGACCACCTCGCCGAGGACCTGCTGGCCGACGTCCTCGCCCCCGCGCCGTCCGCGCCGGCGCCGGCCCGTGCCGCCGCGCCGCCCGACGACCGGGCGCTGGTCGACGACGTCCTGCGTGACCTCTACCGGGCCTGACCGCCCACCCCAGCTGACCAGGAGGAACGGCAGTGCCTGAGAATCCGGCCCCCGGGCGTGACGAGCTGGCCTCCGCGTTGGAGACCGTCGACCGCCAGCAGGAGACCATCCGAGCGTTGCTGCGGGAGAAGTACGAGCCGATCGCCATCGTCGGGATCGGCCTGCGTTTCCCCGGCGGCAGCGACACGCCGGACGAGTTCGCCGCGTTCCTCCGCGAGGGCCGCTCCGGCATCCGGCCGGTGCCCGAGGACCGGTGGGACACCGCAGGGCTCTCCACCGACGACCCGGACGCCAAGGGGCGGATCCGGATGGCCGGCGGTGGTTTCCTCGACCGGATCGACGAGTTCGACGCGCAGTTCTTCAACATCTCGCCCAAGGAGGCGCCGTACGTCGACCCGCAGCAGCGGATGCTGCTGGAGACGGCGTGGGAGGCGCTGGAGCACGCCAACATCGACCCCACCGGGCTGCGCCGCGGCAACGGCGGCGTGTACGTCGGGGCCAGCTCCATCGACTACGCGCTGGAGATGGAGGCGCTGCCGTACGAGCAGCTCTCCGGGCACCTGGCCGCCGGCATCACGCTCTTCCCGCTCTCCGGCCGGCTGTCGTACTTCCTCGGCTGGCACGGGCCCAGCATGACCGTGGACACCGCCTGCGCGTCGTCGCTGACCGCCCTGCACGTGGCGGTCGAGGGGCTGCGCCGGCAGGAGTGCGACATCGCCCTGGCCGGGGCGGTGAACGCCCTGCACCACCCGCGGGTGCCGGTCATCTTCACCCACGCCAACATGCTCGCCCCGGACGGGCAGTGCAAGACCTTCGACGACGCCGCCGACGGCTACGTACGCGCCGAGGGCTGCGGTGTGCTGGTGCTCAAGCGGTTCTCCGACGCCCGCCGCGACGGCGACCGGATCCTCGCCCTGATCCGTGGCACGGCGGTCGGTCAGGACGGCGACAGCGCCGGACTGACCGTCCCCAACGGCACCGCTCAGGAGATGGTGATGCGGGCGGCGATCACCGCCGCCGCGCTGCGCCCCGCCGACATCCAGTACGTCGAGGCGCACGGCACCGGCACCCCCCTGGGCGACCCGATCGAGCTGGGCGCGATCGCCGACGTCTTCGCCGACTCGCACACCCCGCAGGCGCCGGTGGTGGTCGGCTCGGTGAAGACCAACCTGGGCCACATGGAGCCGGTCGCCGGGATCGTCGGCGTGATCAAGACGGTGCTCCAACTGCGGGAGAGCACGATCTTCCCGCACCTGAACTTCCACACCCCGTCCGGGCGCATCCCCTGGCAGAGCTCCCCGGTCACCATCCCCACCGAGTGCCGCCCCTGGGTCGGCGAGCCGAAGCGGGGGCTGGTGAACAGCTTCGGCTTCGCCGGCACCATCTCCGCCGCCGTGATCGAGGAGGCGCCCCCGGCCGCCGTACCGCCGTCCGCTCCGGACGCCATGGCGACGGGCCCGCAGGTGCTCACCCTCTCCGCGAAGACCAGGGCCGCGCTGCGCGGCCAGGTAGAGCGCCACCGCCGTTACGCCGAGCGCCACCCCGGCCTCTGCGTGGCCGACCTCTGCCACACCGCGAACACCGGCCGGGCGCACCACCCGCTGCGGGTGGCCGGCGTGGTGCACGACCACGCCTCGCTCACCGCCCTGCTGGACAAGCAGGCCACCACCCTCGACGAGCAGGGCGCCCGCGCCGGGGACCTGCGCAAGTCGGTCTTCCTCTTCGCCGGTCAGGGCTCGCAGTACGTCGGCATGGGCGCCGCCCTCTACGACCGGTTCCCGGTGTTCCGCACCCACGTCGACGAGTGCGACGCGCTCTTCGCCGCGCACCTGGGCCGCTCGATCCGGGACATGATGCTCGGCGTCCACCCGGAGGCCGACGAGATCAACCTGACCCTCTACACCCAGCCCGCGCTGTTCACCCTCGAGTACGCCCTGGCGAAGCTCTGGCTCTCCCTCGGGGTCCGCCCCGGCGCGATGATCGGGCACAGCATCGGCGAGGTGGTGGCCGCCGCCGTCGCCGGCCTGTTCGACCTGCCCGACGCGGTGAAGCTGGTCGCCGTCCGGGCCCGGCTGATGCAGTCGGTCTCCGCCCCCGGCGGGATGGCCGCCGTCGCCGCCGCCGTCGACGAGGTGGCCCCGCTGCTCGACGGGTACCCCGACCTGTCGCTGGCGGCGGTCAACTCGCCGCAGCAGTGCGTGGTCTCCGGCGGCCGGGCGTCGCTGGACGCGGTGGTGGCCGAGCTGACCTCCCGGGGCCTGCGGGTCCGCGAGCTGGCGGTGTCGCACGCCTTCCACTCGCCGCTGATGACCGAGGTCTTCGACGAGTTCCGGGCCGCCCTGGCCGACATCGAGTTCCGCGAGCCGACCCTGACCCTGATCTCCAACCTGACCGGCGCGGTGGCCCGCCCCGCCGAACTCGCCGACCCCGACTACTGGGTACGCCACATCGGCGAGGCGGTGAACTTCCAGGCCGGCATGGAGACCATCGGCCGGCGGGGCCGGCACGTCTTCATCGAGATCGGCCCGTCGGCCGCGCTCATCTCGCTGGCCCGGCAGTGCGTCGACCCCGACCAGCACCGCTGGCTGCGCAGCCTGCACCCGGAGGACACCGACGGGCGTACGCTGCTCACCGCCGTGGCCCAGGCGTACACCGCCGGGCTGTCGCTGAACTGGGCGGGCCTGCACGAGGGGCGGGCGGCCCACCGGATCGACCTGCCCACGTACGCCTTCGACCGCAAGCGGTACTGGCTGCCGGTGGAGCAGAACCGGCACGGCCGCGGCGGTGGGCTCGGCGACGGGGTGGCGGCCCACCCGCTGCTCGGCGCCGAGGTCACCACCGACGCGCAGCGGGCGACCGGAATCCGGGAGTTCCGCGCCGTGCTCTCGGCGGCCCGGCCGGCCTTCCTCGGCGAGCACCTGGCCGGCGGGCGGGCGGTGGTGCCGCTGTCGGCGTTCCTGGAGACGCTGCTGGCCCTCGCCGACACGGTGCGCGGGCACACCGCAGGCGCGCTGCGTGACGTGCAGCTGCGCGAGCCGGTCCGGCTGCCGGAGAACGGCACCCTGGAACTGCGTACCCGGTGGAGTTCCGGCGCGGACGGCGCCGCCACGGTCGACGTGCTCACCGCGCCCGGCGGGGACGGCGACGAACGGCTGGTGCTGACCGCGGTGCTCGACGCCACCGACGCGGCCCGGCCGGCGATCGACCCGGCGGACCTGCCGACGGGGACGGCCGGGCCGGACTCGCCGACGGCGGCCGGCGACGAGCTGCACGCCCGGCTGGCCGA
Protein-coding sequences here:
- a CDS encoding type I polyketide synthase, whose product is METVDRQQETIRALLREKYEPIAIVGIGLRFPGGSDTPDEFAAFLREGRSGIRPVPEDRWDTAGLSTDDPDAKGRIRMAGGGFLDRIDEFDAQFFNISPKEAPYVDPQQRMLLETAWEALEHANIDPTGLRRGNGGVYVGASSIDYALEMEALPYEQLSGHLAAGITLFPLSGRLSYFLGWHGPSMTVDTACASSLTALHVAVEGLRRQECDIALAGAVNALHHPRVPVIFTHANMLAPDGQCKTFDDAADGYVRAEGCGVLVLKRFSDARRDGDRILALIRGTAVGQDGDSAGLTVPNGTAQEMVMRAAITAAALRPADIQYVEAHGTGTPLGDPIELGAIADVFADSHTPQAPVVVGSVKTNLGHMEPVAGIVGVIKTVLQLRESTIFPHLNFHTPSGRIPWQSSPVTIPTECRPWVGEPKRGLVNSFGFAGTISAAVIEEAPPAAVPPSAPDAMATGPQVLTLSAKTRAALRGQVERHRRYAERHPGLCVADLCHTANTGRAHHPLRVAGVVHDHASLTALLDKQATTLDEQGARAGDLRKSVFLFAGQGSQYVGMGAALYDRFPVFRTHVDECDALFAAHLGRSIRDMMLGVHPEADEINLTLYTQPALFTLEYALAKLWLSLGVRPGAMIGHSIGEVVAAAVAGLFDLPDAVKLVAVRARLMQSVSAPGGMAAVAAAVDEVAPLLDGYPDLSLAAVNSPQQCVVSGGRASLDAVVAELTSRGLRVRELAVSHAFHSPLMTEVFDEFRAALADIEFREPTLTLISNLTGAVARPAELADPDYWVRHIGEAVNFQAGMETIGRRGRHVFIEIGPSAALISLARQCVDPDQHRWLRSLHPEDTDGRTLLTAVAQAYTAGLSLNWAGLHEGRAAHRIDLPTYAFDRKRYWLPVEQNRHGRGGGLGDGVAAHPLLGAEVTTDAQRATGIREFRAVLSAARPAFLGEHLAGGRAVVPLSAFLETLLALADTVRGHTAGALRDVQLREPVRLPENGTLELRTRWSSGADGAATVDVLTAPGGDGDERLVLTAVLDATDAARPAIDPADLPTGTAGPDSPTAAGDELHARLAEGGLELGAAFRRVETLDRPAPDLLAAELTGLPGGAAEHVAPALLESALHVANALTGDEPAGVPVGVGRLSVHRKPRAQRLRVLCRPAGEPDADGGWSADLLLVDDDGPVLAAEGVRFAPLADWLSDARRDFYHELTWQPSDDGPQPAGAARHVLVLGADPDRFTPVADRLDAAGARLTYAASAAEVAAALHGQDVTDVAWFWRTGAPGGLDAAGLRAECADNYQDLLALLGTLAAEGFGRNQRLWLVTTRAQVLPGDVPGDGAELAAATLWGFGHVLLNEHPTYRVTLVDLPETADAAGNLVDEWYTPDAGNFQVAYRADGRHVRRLLPAQVPPPAPDRLAELVDGEHTYLVTGGLGALGLVTAEKLVDLGARHIALVGRRSAPSPEVAELYDRLRARAEVTVHSGDLAEPADVDRIAAALRAGDHPVGGIVHAAGLLDDRPVAGQTWESIDALFRSKVYGSWLLHEAARDFDQLRFFVGYSSAASVVGGVSQSNYAAANAYLDGLMRWRAAQGLPGLAVNWGPWSEVGMSARLSAPHVRALENEGIRFFGPARALRALTALLAGSAPQIAVGECDWEKFVPAKPVGNALYERLVATEGRAAPTLDLAALLAKPRHERVTALADLVRTRVAAVLHLDDVDAVQPHLEFVQLGLDSLMAVELKNGLESAVRVPLAASVAFDHPSVEQLAEFLDRQLVPEPAVAAAP